The genomic region GTTCACAAAGCACTTTTTAAGGTATCAACAGGAGGATAAAAATGAAAAAATTAGGTATATTATTAATAATAGCACTCATGTTTGTGCTTGTTGCTTGTAGCAATAATGAATCCTCTCAATCAAAAGAGGATCAGAAATCAGATAAAGTAAAAACAGTCAAAATTCAAAATGATTTTATGATGCGTGGTGAAGCAGAAGACGGTAGTGAAGACAAAGCATTCCAAAATACAGTTGAAGTTGTTCAAAATCCTGAAAAAGCAATTGTATTAGATTATGGAGCGGCAGATACAATGCATGCCCTTGGTTTAGAAGATAAAATTGTAGGATTACCAAAAGGTGAGAACAACGCCTCTTTACCTGATTTTATGGATGAGTTTAAAAGTGATGATTATGAGAATACAGGAAGCTTAAAAGAAGTTAACTTTGATGTAATTGCGAAAGCTAAACCAGATGTCATTTATCTATCAGCACGAACAGCAAATCAAAAAACGATGGATGAATTGGAAAAAGCAGCACCTGAAGCGGCACTAGTTTATATGGGTGCAAATAATGATAACTATATTGAATCAATGAAAATGAACACACAAACTATTGGTAAAATATATGACAAATCTAAAGAAGCACAAGCGCTTAATGATGAATTAAATCAAAAAATAGATCAAATGAAATCAAAAACGAAGGATTTAGACAAAACAATGATGTACCTTTTAGTAAATGAAGGTGAATTATCAACGTTTGGCGCTGGATATCGCTTTGGTAATTTGATTTATGACACCCTTGGCTTTAAACCAGCTGATAATCAGATAAAAGGAAGCTTACATGGACAAAATGTTACAAATGAATATGTAAGTGAGAAGAATCCAGACATTATTTTAGCGATGGATCGTGGCCAAGCGGTTGGTGGAAAATCAACAGCACAACAAGTATTGAACAATGACGTTTTGAAAAACGTGAGTGCTATAAAAAAAGGCAATGTAGTCGAAATTGACCCTAAATTATGGTATTTTGCAGCAGGTTCAACAACTACAACAATTAAACAAATTGAAGAACTTGATAAAGCGCTAGATTTGAAATAAGACAATAAAAAGACGTGTATCGAACAAATTTGTTTAGATACACGTCTTTTGCGCTAATTATGGAATTTAGTTAAAGGCACGCATGAATATGAAAAGTATGTAACGCTATCATAGTTTA from Staphylococcus felis harbors:
- a CDS encoding ferrated catecholamine ABC transporter substrate-binding lipoprotein SstD; translated protein: MKKLGILLIIALMFVLVACSNNESSQSKEDQKSDKVKTVKIQNDFMMRGEAEDGSEDKAFQNTVEVVQNPEKAIVLDYGAADTMHALGLEDKIVGLPKGENNASLPDFMDEFKSDDYENTGSLKEVNFDVIAKAKPDVIYLSARTANQKTMDELEKAAPEAALVYMGANNDNYIESMKMNTQTIGKIYDKSKEAQALNDELNQKIDQMKSKTKDLDKTMMYLLVNEGELSTFGAGYRFGNLIYDTLGFKPADNQIKGSLHGQNVTNEYVSEKNPDIILAMDRGQAVGGKSTAQQVLNNDVLKNVSAIKKGNVVEIDPKLWYFAAGSTTTTIKQIEELDKALDLK